In Cryptomeria japonica chromosome 10, Sugi_1.0, whole genome shotgun sequence, a genomic segment contains:
- the LOC131078206 gene encoding calmodulin-like protein 4, whose product MHKEDLVRVLHALDSNKDGSVSAEEVVGLVEILGLKCFCDDNVKIMMGLQEHMSCNDFRKLCKSLREEAESEESIKEVSHEAELREASSLFDKDGDGFITPSELQDVLLGLIQSEGQDVENCKTMIVRSDKNSDGRIDKLRNL is encoded by the coding sequence ATGCACAAGGAGGACCTTGTTAGAGTATTGCATGCCTTGGACAGCAACAAAGATGGCAGTGTAAGTGCAGAGGAGGTAGTAGGTCTGGTGGAAATTCTTGGGCTCAAATGCTTTTGTGATGATAATGTGAAGATCATGATGGGTTTACAGGAGCATATGAGCTGTAATGATTTTCGCAAACTTTGCAAGAGTCTGAGGGAGGAAGCTGAATCTGAAGAAAGCATAAAGGAAGTGTCTCATGAAGCAGAGTTAAGAGAAGCATCCTCTCTTTTTGATAAAGATGGTGATGGTTTTATCACACCATCTGAGCTTCAAGATGTCCTGCTAGGCCTGATACAGAGCGAAGGGCAAGACGTGGAAAATTGTAAAACAATGATAGTAAGATCTGACAAAAACTCTGATGGTAGAATTGATAAACTACGAAATTTATAA